A part of Candidatus Babeliaceae bacterium genomic DNA contains:
- a CDS encoding ATP-binding protein, translated as MKKIITIFLLLTLCVPRVTKTIGALSTLENFIASHKETISLGISLTMLTLSGMVAYKTLWKPEVKIKTRVIKPLESDRTFESLNRTIPQEIKDLLDNFKNPLLYTDTTGNKLLPENCLLYGEPGTGKTELVRALAGEGVPVFYKPFVELSNEKVGRTEEYLRELYKAAENHAIKNKLPFCVVALDEIDVYGLSRDHFSGSDGHHYDTLTQLLTLLDGAIKQRYVVTIGITNRLPRQLDPALIRSGRLGNHIKIKAASSSDNVKILEERLKAKGLKRTQSAIDLLEQFKNETPERGLGKRITSMTAADINSFCNRLHLRTIASRSETISSSIMGEVLSQYDKGFKDPE; from the coding sequence ATGAAAAAAATAATAACAATCTTTCTCTTATTGACTTTATGTGTTCCGCGTGTGACTAAAACAATAGGCGCACTATCTACCTTAGAAAATTTTATTGCTAGCCATAAAGAAACAATTTCTCTCGGCATAAGCCTTACGATGCTCACTCTGAGTGGCATGGTAGCCTACAAAACGCTGTGGAAACCAGAGGTAAAAATCAAAACGCGCGTCATCAAACCTTTAGAAAGCGACAGAACATTTGAGAGTCTTAATAGAACGATTCCTCAAGAAATTAAGGATCTTCTTGATAACTTTAAAAATCCATTACTATATACCGATACCACAGGCAATAAATTGCTTCCTGAAAATTGTCTTCTTTACGGTGAACCAGGGACTGGTAAAACTGAACTTGTACGCGCCTTGGCCGGGGAAGGGGTGCCTGTATTTTATAAGCCTTTTGTAGAACTTTCAAACGAAAAAGTAGGAAGAACAGAAGAATATCTGCGCGAGCTCTATAAAGCCGCAGAAAATCATGCTATTAAAAACAAGCTCCCTTTTTGCGTGGTTGCGCTTGATGAAATAGATGTTTACGGACTGAGCCGAGACCATTTTTCTGGATCAGATGGACATCACTACGACACCCTCACTCAACTTCTTACACTGTTAGACGGAGCAATAAAGCAAAGATACGTGGTGACTATTGGAATTACGAACAGGTTACCTCGTCAATTGGATCCCGCTTTGATACGATCGGGAAGACTTGGAAATCATATTAAAATAAAGGCGGCCAGCTCAAGTGATAATGTAAAAATTTTGGAAGAACGGCTTAAAGCTAAAGGGCTTAAGCGCACCCAATCAGCCATTGATCTTTTAGAGCAATTTAAAAACGAAACGCCTGAACGTGGTCTAGGAAAACGCATAACAAGTATGACGGCTGCCGATATAAACTCTTTCTGTAATAGGCTGCATCTACGAACAATTGCGAGTCGTTCCGAAACGATTTCTTCGTCAATTATGGGAGAAGTACTCTCTCAATATGATAAAGGTTTTAAGGATCCTGAATAG
- a CDS encoding ATP-binding protein yields MKTIQKTILGALFMVLCAPQTSRSIDISPAELEIIKIGLCAGSIACTYGYYHYANKMHAMEALQAPLESSVKFENLKRDIPTLIKILQDCFNNPSKYILPASQQDIIVVKEKTIYERITSYFKSNNQPIITPQTIIPQGILLHGEPGTGKTELVRALAGEGIPVFYMPAAALADKYIGETEANLRNLYKNAENYAINNGMPFSIVVLDEIDTYGRPRENNSQSKHQNAVINQLLTLMDGAGIEKRRVVTIGITNVDPKELDEALTRPGRFTYHVKLENPTQEEKTEILMTALEKTGFKCSDACNKDLAELEIQDLSTATFPAIAHTANLLTRYHDKDVISSTIFQQALELHRIGS; encoded by the coding sequence ATGAAGACAATACAAAAAACAATACTGGGTGCGCTTTTTATGGTACTTTGCGCTCCACAGACGAGCAGATCAATTGATATATCACCAGCAGAACTAGAAATTATAAAAATAGGTCTATGCGCTGGGAGTATTGCTTGCACCTATGGGTATTATCACTACGCAAACAAAATGCATGCAATGGAAGCGCTACAAGCTCCATTGGAAAGCAGTGTAAAATTTGAAAACCTTAAAAGAGACATCCCGACGCTCATAAAAATACTTCAAGATTGCTTTAATAATCCTTCGAAATACATATTACCCGCCTCACAACAGGATATTATTGTTGTGAAAGAAAAGACAATTTATGAACGTATTACGAGCTATTTTAAAAGCAATAATCAGCCTATAATAACCCCACAAACAATAATCCCTCAAGGCATTCTGCTTCACGGCGAACCAGGGACGGGTAAAACTGAACTTGTACGCGCCTTGGCCGGAGAAGGAATCCCTGTGTTTTATATGCCTGCAGCAGCACTTGCTGATAAATACATAGGAGAAACTGAAGCAAATCTGCGCAATCTCTATAAAAATGCAGAAAATTATGCCATAAATAACGGAATGCCATTTAGTATCGTCGTATTAGACGAAATAGATACCTATGGAAGACCTCGAGAAAATAATTCACAATCAAAGCATCAAAATGCGGTCATTAATCAACTGCTTACCCTTATGGACGGAGCGGGAATAGAAAAACGACGCGTAGTAACTATTGGTATTACTAACGTAGACCCCAAGGAACTGGATGAAGCGTTAACAAGACCAGGAAGATTTACGTATCATGTTAAACTTGAAAATCCTACTCAAGAAGAAAAAACAGAAATTTTGATGACAGCCTTAGAAAAAACGGGGTTTAAGTGTTCGGACGCATGCAATAAAGACCTAGCTGAACTTGAAATACAAGATTTATCAACGGCTACTTTTCCCGCAATCGCCCACACTGCAAACCTACTCACACGCTATCACGATAAAGATGTGATTTCTTCAACAATCTTTCAACAAGCGCTCGAGTTACACAGAATTGGGTCTTAA
- the recF gene encoding DNA replication and repair protein RecF (All proteins in this family for which functions are known are DNA-binding proteins that assist the filamentation of RecA onto DNA for the initiation of recombination or recombinational repair.), with protein sequence MLLKSVFLKNFRCFTAYQIALESPFILLSGKNGSGKTSVIEALHYACYLTSFRTHQPKDMIAFGEETCFIKIEGISEEYDWTIQAGFDKKKRSIKVNNTAATSYKDLIDTYRVISIMEDDLQFIHGSPDYRRQLINQLLILLDPSLYSVLKKYRTILEQRNAALESGMQDPILYDVWTMQLWELTKTLHEHRIHLIDKLQLIMQDFVGCFFDDRYLFSLHYITKRYKITSSYNNFLEENKALLQQERLYKRSLFGAHLDDITLLFHDKISKQFASRGQQKLLVVLLKLAHHKIINKSSLILVDDFITDFDDTTIALLLQLFTSLKSQLIITTPSLSKAESIIKTYNPLQINLSNTSHGN encoded by the coding sequence GTGCTTTTAAAGTCTGTTTTTCTCAAAAACTTTCGTTGCTTTACAGCGTATCAAATTGCACTCGAAAGCCCATTTATCCTTTTGTCGGGAAAAAATGGATCAGGCAAAACGTCAGTTATAGAAGCATTGCATTACGCTTGCTATTTAACCTCGTTTAGGACGCATCAACCCAAAGATATGATAGCCTTTGGCGAGGAGACCTGTTTTATAAAAATTGAAGGCATATCAGAAGAATATGATTGGACCATTCAGGCTGGTTTTGATAAAAAAAAAAGATCCATAAAAGTAAATAATACAGCCGCAACTTCATATAAAGATCTTATAGATACCTACCGGGTTATTAGCATTATGGAAGATGATTTGCAATTTATTCATGGGTCCCCCGACTATCGACGACAACTCATTAACCAGCTCCTCATACTACTGGACCCTTCTTTATATAGTGTGTTAAAGAAATATCGCACTATTTTGGAACAAAGAAACGCTGCATTAGAATCAGGCATGCAAGATCCTATTTTATATGATGTGTGGACAATGCAACTGTGGGAATTGACAAAAACTCTTCATGAGCACCGAATACATCTAATCGATAAACTCCAATTAATAATGCAGGATTTTGTAGGTTGCTTTTTCGATGATAGGTATTTATTTTCTCTGCATTATATTACCAAACGCTACAAAATAACATCATCTTACAACAATTTTTTAGAAGAAAATAAAGCACTATTACAACAGGAGCGTCTCTATAAAAGGTCACTTTTTGGAGCACATCTTGACGATATAACCCTTCTTTTTCACGATAAAATTTCTAAGCAGTTCGCATCTCGCGGTCAACAAAAACTGTTGGTAGTACTCCTCAAGCTTGCTCATCACAAGATAATTAACAAGAGCTCTCTGATCCTGGTAGACGATTTCATAACTGATTTTGACGACACAACAATCGCTCTACTCTTACAGCTTTTCACCTCCCTCAAAAGCCAGCTCATCATTACCACGCCTTCACTATCAAAGGCAGAAAGCATCATAAAAACCTACAATCCCCTACAAATCAACCTTTCAAATACTTCTCATGGTAATTAA
- a CDS encoding DMT family transporter, with translation MILLFIINLLSALNFSLSKYALAYIDPVLFFIVRTVTGGALCALYYYYMSTEKAIMTKYLVGMLVMIGALNVYAANLLQLQSLTTIPSSRACLLFNTAPFIVVVLNYFLLGTKISYMKIMGLVCGWIGLLITVGGDFAVSQTICAGDWFILAAALATSISALIMERALTTHPISTAYFNAFIFLCGGSFAVMYPGLSLSTCISIKSMSFYILLVIALVMGTTITTALLYTHLLRKYSAAFVLFTGFTAPLFAALFDWSFFGHTVAYTFPISLLCIAIGLYLFYKADS, from the coding sequence ATGATACTTCTTTTTATTATAAATCTTCTGAGCGCATTAAACTTTTCTCTCAGCAAATACGCACTTGCATATATCGATCCCGTGCTCTTTTTCATAGTAAGAACGGTGACAGGGGGAGCGCTCTGCGCCCTGTACTATTATTATATGAGCACAGAAAAAGCAATTATGACAAAATATCTTGTTGGAATGCTGGTCATGATCGGTGCTTTGAACGTTTACGCGGCCAATTTATTACAATTGCAGTCACTAACAACCATACCATCGTCACGGGCATGCTTACTTTTTAATACAGCGCCGTTTATTGTTGTTGTTCTTAACTATTTTTTATTGGGCACCAAAATATCATATATGAAAATAATGGGGCTTGTATGCGGCTGGATTGGTTTATTGATTACCGTTGGTGGGGACTTTGCCGTAAGCCAAACCATATGCGCAGGAGACTGGTTTATTCTGGCTGCAGCACTTGCAACATCGATTAGCGCATTAATTATGGAAAGAGCACTCACGACTCATCCCATCTCTACAGCATATTTTAACGCCTTTATTTTTTTATGTGGCGGCTCTTTTGCTGTTATGTATCCCGGGCTTTCTCTTTCAACGTGCATATCAATAAAAAGCATGTCTTTTTATATATTATTGGTGATTGCTCTTGTCATGGGCACCACTATAACCACTGCATTACTCTATACACATCTTTTACGTAAATATAGCGCGGCGTTTGTTTTGTTTACCGGCTTTACAGCGCCCTTATTCGCGGCGCTCTTTGATTGGAGCTTTTTCGGTCATACCGTAGCGTATACATTCCCAATCTCGTTATTATGCATTGCTATCGGGTTATATCTTTTTTATAAAGCAGATTCTTGA
- the proS gene encoding proline--tRNA ligase produces the protein MNTLPNIHTQFSEWYLEVISKAELSDNAPVKGCIVIRPYGYALWENIQKVLDKKIKDTGHSNAAFPLLIPQSFLQKEAQHVAGFSPELAVVTHAGGKELEEPLVVRPTSETIIHYMFAKWLRSWRDLPIKINQWCSVVRWEMRTRPFLRTTEFWWQEGHTAHETAEEAREEVATMLNAYVDLVENYLAIPVVAGTKSDTERFAGADLTCTIEGLMQDGKALQMGTSHMISQSFAKAFDMKFQDRQGNQAYPYLTSWGVTTRLIGAIIMVHGDQKGLVLPPAIAPLQIVIIPIIKAATKELVLQKVQQLYQELSQEFRVIIDADESETPGAKFYRWELKGVPLRIEIGARDIEQQQVVISSRVHGTKSMCKNNVLQEFIREQLSTIQKDMLEKARERRASMWHIREKLEDFKDLLEQHGGFYQTGWCRSIECEDAIKSHKATIRCVLTVHTQKHCCNCNQESPGDILIAKAY, from the coding sequence ATGAATACATTGCCAAATATCCACACACAATTTTCAGAATGGTACTTAGAAGTTATCAGCAAAGCAGAATTATCTGACAATGCCCCCGTCAAAGGCTGCATTGTTATACGCCCCTATGGCTATGCTCTCTGGGAAAATATCCAAAAAGTTCTCGACAAAAAAATAAAAGACACCGGACATTCTAATGCTGCGTTCCCCTTATTAATTCCTCAGTCATTTTTACAAAAAGAAGCACAACACGTAGCAGGATTTTCTCCAGAGCTTGCGGTTGTTACGCACGCTGGCGGCAAAGAACTTGAAGAGCCACTAGTAGTACGACCAACATCAGAAACTATCATCCATTATATGTTTGCAAAATGGCTGCGCTCATGGAGAGACCTCCCTATAAAAATCAATCAATGGTGCAGTGTTGTACGCTGGGAAATGCGCACTCGCCCATTCTTAAGAACAACAGAATTTTGGTGGCAAGAAGGCCATACCGCTCATGAAACAGCAGAAGAAGCGCGGGAAGAAGTCGCTACCATGCTGAATGCGTATGTTGATCTTGTTGAAAATTATTTAGCAATTCCTGTGGTAGCCGGAACAAAATCAGACACCGAGCGTTTTGCAGGCGCAGATCTAACATGCACCATCGAAGGACTTATGCAAGACGGAAAAGCTTTGCAAATGGGGACTTCTCATATGATATCTCAAAGTTTTGCAAAGGCGTTTGATATGAAATTTCAGGATAGACAAGGTAATCAAGCTTATCCTTATTTAACCAGCTGGGGCGTAACAACGCGTTTGATTGGCGCTATTATCATGGTGCACGGCGACCAAAAAGGGCTTGTATTACCACCAGCCATTGCTCCTCTACAAATAGTTATTATTCCTATTATAAAAGCAGCAACAAAAGAATTGGTGTTGCAAAAAGTACAGCAACTATATCAAGAACTTTCTCAAGAATTTCGTGTCATTATTGATGCAGATGAATCAGAAACTCCCGGTGCAAAGTTTTACCGTTGGGAGTTGAAAGGCGTTCCATTAAGAATAGAAATTGGGGCTCGTGATATCGAACAACAACAAGTCGTTATAAGTTCACGTGTGCATGGCACAAAGTCTATGTGTAAAAATAATGTGCTACAAGAATTTATACGTGAACAGCTTTCCACTATTCAAAAAGATATGTTAGAAAAGGCACGTGAGCGCCGGGCTTCGATGTGGCATATTCGTGAAAAGCTTGAAGACTTTAAAGATTTATTAGAGCAGCATGGTGGATTTTATCAAACCGGCTGGTGCAGAAGCATTGAATGTGAAGATGCGATTAAGTCACATAAGGCTACGATCCGTTGCGTTCTTACGGTTCACACACAGAAACACTGTTGCAATTGCAATCAAGAAAGTCCTGGCGATATTTTGATTGCCAAAGCTTATTAA
- a CDS encoding crossover junction endodeoxyribonuclease RuvC has product MIVLGIDPGLAVSGFGLVEHAHHRLKLIDAGVLKMSSSLPVHERILLFHAFFTEKITSCGVTHIALETPFLGKNAQNFLKLGYLRGIVYLLSAQFGMQLHEFAPCQVKLALTGYGGADKAQVARVVAALFPSLVVGKNLDLTDAVAIALCGAWQAKIV; this is encoded by the coding sequence ATGATTGTTTTGGGGATTGATCCTGGGCTAGCTGTTTCTGGTTTCGGGCTTGTGGAGCATGCGCACCATCGTTTGAAGCTTATTGATGCCGGGGTCCTTAAAATGTCTTCTTCTCTTCCTGTGCATGAGCGTATTTTATTATTTCATGCTTTTTTTACCGAGAAAATTACTTCTTGTGGTGTTACGCATATCGCATTGGAGACTCCTTTTTTGGGTAAAAATGCTCAAAATTTTCTCAAATTGGGATATTTGCGCGGTATTGTTTATTTATTGAGCGCCCAGTTTGGCATGCAGCTGCATGAATTTGCGCCATGCCAGGTTAAATTGGCGTTAACGGGGTATGGCGGTGCAGATAAGGCACAGGTCGCTCGCGTTGTTGCGGCGCTTTTTCCATCGCTTGTTGTAGGTAAAAATCTTGATTTAACCGATGCTGTAGCAATTGCCCTATGCGGCGCATGGCAAGCGAAAATAGTATAA
- the dnaN gene encoding DNA polymerase III subunit beta, which yields MEKKFYIEQKSLLGLLASMQPICAKRTTLDATTYILFHIGHRELILKSTDLEISLQANCSLENSTLTEPESFLVGGKRIFDIVKELDGIIECTLNNNQLLLRSGAVALDLNIKDDSEFPPFPERIENIMDLNALQLKNMLDSVAFLIPSNNTNPALNALLMEIAPSVLTMTTTDGHCLAQARLNQDTVTQNQQWLLPKRAIFELKKILESANDSVVFLGTCGRQLVFSGDFFNFFTKLVSDPFPQYASILDKTSFIPATIDKTQFTKTLRRSTCLLSGNFLATNFGFSHNALRVSINNKEVGKLDEEIPMIGFDTEPLTMRFYAPYLLNGIQAFNQEKITFFLKNGTKPIIFESSADAISLTYIVMPVSSQTT from the coding sequence ATGGAAAAAAAATTTTATATCGAGCAAAAATCATTATTAGGCCTTTTAGCATCAATGCAGCCAATTTGCGCCAAAAGAACAACTCTTGATGCAACAACATACATACTTTTTCATATTGGACATCGTGAATTAATTCTTAAAAGCACCGATCTTGAAATCAGTTTACAGGCAAATTGTTCGTTGGAAAACAGCACGCTCACAGAACCAGAATCTTTTTTAGTAGGCGGAAAACGCATCTTTGATATCGTAAAAGAACTTGATGGTATTATAGAATGCACACTTAATAATAATCAGCTTTTATTGCGTTCCGGAGCTGTAGCGCTCGATCTTAATATAAAAGACGATAGCGAGTTTCCTCCATTTCCAGAACGAATAGAAAATATCATGGATCTTAATGCTTTACAATTAAAAAACATGCTCGACAGCGTTGCATTTTTAATTCCAAGCAATAATACAAATCCGGCCCTTAATGCTTTACTTATGGAAATAGCTCCTTCTGTGCTGACGATGACCACCACTGATGGCCATTGCCTCGCCCAGGCTCGATTAAACCAAGATACGGTTACTCAAAATCAACAATGGCTTCTTCCCAAAAGAGCAATTTTTGAATTAAAAAAGATTCTAGAATCAGCCAATGATTCTGTCGTATTCTTAGGAACATGTGGAAGACAACTTGTTTTTTCTGGCGATTTTTTTAATTTTTTTACAAAACTTGTCAGCGATCCATTTCCCCAATACGCCAGCATATTAGACAAGACATCGTTTATACCTGCAACAATCGATAAAACACAATTTACAAAAACATTAAGACGATCGACCTGTTTATTGTCTGGAAATTTTTTGGCTACTAATTTTGGTTTTTCTCATAATGCTTTACGCGTGTCTATTAATAACAAAGAAGTAGGAAAGCTTGATGAAGAAATTCCAATGATTGGATTTGATACAGAGCCTCTTACTATGAGATTTTATGCGCCGTATCTTCTCAATGGAATACAAGCGTTTAATCAAGAAAAAATAACATTTTTTCTTAAAAATGGAACAAAGCCGATTATTTTCGAATCATCTGCGGATGCTATTTCTCTAACATATATCGTTATGCCCGTATCATCACAAACAACGTAA
- a CDS encoding DMT family transporter, which yields MILILLLYALCASTFTICKAVLMFSKPIFYVAIRMLIGGSLLYGYYIATNRKKLTIDPRDWGLFLQVIIFHIYIIYVLDLWALQYMTSITSAFIYNLTPFISALFSYFWFNEKITGKKALGLALGAISLIPIFYQCSCSAGALSSYGYFPYIAMLLAASSGAYGWILLRELIKNRHYSPIMVNGLGMLGGGAAALFTSWGFEHWDTVAPVSNLWPFLQLTLLIVITGNIFFYNLYGYLLKRYTATFLAFAGFTCPLFAALFGWLFLGESMSLDLAYSGILVFIGLYLFYQDEL from the coding sequence ATGATACTCATATTACTCTTATACGCGCTCTGCGCCTCTACATTTACGATCTGTAAAGCCGTATTAATGTTTAGTAAGCCTATTTTTTACGTAGCGATACGCATGTTGATCGGCGGCTCCCTGCTCTATGGCTATTACATAGCTACTAATAGAAAAAAGCTAACTATCGATCCGCGCGATTGGGGGCTCTTTTTGCAGGTTATTATCTTCCATATTTATATTATTTATGTGTTAGATTTATGGGCTTTACAGTATATGACCAGTATAACGTCAGCATTTATCTATAATTTAACCCCCTTTATATCAGCTCTTTTTTCTTATTTTTGGTTTAATGAAAAAATTACCGGCAAAAAAGCTCTGGGATTAGCTCTGGGAGCCATTTCCCTGATACCTATCTTTTATCAATGCTCATGTTCAGCAGGGGCTTTGAGCTCCTATGGCTACTTTCCGTATATAGCAATGTTACTTGCGGCATCTTCAGGGGCTTATGGCTGGATTTTACTGAGAGAATTGATCAAAAACAGGCACTATTCCCCTATTATGGTCAATGGCCTTGGCATGCTCGGTGGCGGTGCCGCCGCCCTCTTTACCTCCTGGGGCTTTGAGCACTGGGATACCGTTGCCCCGGTCAGCAACCTATGGCCTTTCCTGCAACTCACCCTACTTATAGTAATCACCGGTAATATCTTCTTCTATAACCTCTATGGATACCTCTTAAAACGCTATACAGCAACGTTTTTAGCCTTTGCCGGCTTTACGTGCCCCCTCTTTGCCGCCCTCTTTGGCTGGCTGTTTTTAGGGGAGTCCATGAGCCTCGACCTGGCTTATTCAGGGATTTTGGTCTTTATCGGCCTCTATCTCTTCTATCAAGACGAGCTCTAA
- a CDS encoding DUF6629 family protein yields MCFSASASFTAATLLGAIGYISYTLIKKRSHSMLASVPVLFSLQQAIEGFIWLNPNNTLLPYAYLFFAFAIWPTWIPLCFFVFPPPRATKKIIQWLVYAGIMLSCLLAYLLYVYGAHAHIIGNHIHYVEAYPKSYITELAIDSWYLAVTVLPFFLMHNIYIACMGGLVLTSCMITVLAWHFHFASLWCFYAALISSCVPIILIKKHNTRA; encoded by the coding sequence ATGTGTTTTTCGGCAAGTGCAAGCTTTACGGCGGCAACGCTCTTAGGAGCAATTGGATATATTTCTTATACGCTGATAAAAAAACGCAGTCATAGTATGCTTGCAAGCGTACCGGTATTATTTTCTTTACAACAAGCAATAGAGGGCTTTATTTGGCTCAACCCAAACAATACATTGTTGCCATATGCGTATTTATTTTTTGCATTTGCGATATGGCCAACCTGGATACCACTCTGCTTTTTTGTTTTCCCACCACCGCGCGCAACAAAAAAGATTATCCAATGGCTTGTTTATGCCGGTATTATGCTATCTTGTTTATTGGCCTATTTATTGTACGTATACGGAGCACATGCACACATAATAGGCAATCATATTCATTATGTTGAAGCCTACCCCAAAAGCTACATTACTGAATTGGCGATAGATTCTTGGTATTTAGCGGTGACCGTTCTTCCATTTTTCTTAATGCACAATATATATATTGCTTGTATGGGAGGGTTAGTTTTGACATCGTGCATGATAACGGTACTAGCGTGGCATTTTCATTTTGCATCATTGTGGTGTTTTTATGCAGCCCTGATAAGCTCATGCGTACCCATAATACTTATTAAAAAACATAACACAAGAGCATAA